The stretch of DNA AGTGCGTCACTTCATGCGCTAACAAAGCCGCTAAAGCATTGAGTGAATCCGCACCAAAACTCGTGCAAACATCATATGCCTTTTCCTCGATTCCGATCTGCAGTTTAGCCGGGTCCATCCACGCAATCAGGCTTGTTCCATTGTTCATCACTAAGGCAGGGACCATTCCTCCCAAGTCACCCCTGGCTTTTATTAATTGATCATAAACTTGCTGGGTGACTTCGTATTTATATCCATCAATAGTTTGTGGCTGGTACTTTGCCCAACTTTTACGAGCATACGCGAAAATAGCTTCCTTGGGCTGAGCACTGAGCGCAATACCCCAGCTCAAAAAGAAGAAAAAGGCGATGGTTATTTTTTTCATTTGTGGTTCATCAATAATATACTGTGCATTAAATTTATTTGTGTTTTAGCCGAGCGAGACATCAGCAATTTAGCCAGGTACCCCTTCAGTAAACTTCTGATGTCTGCGGCTGCGGTTTATTAATTTATTTTTTACACAGTGCGCTAATTAATATCTGCTAGGATTTTTTTCGCCATTTCCAGGTTATTTGTTCTCGTTAAGAAAGCTGCAAATAACCTTTTGTACAAAGTATTATCTGGTTGATCTTTTAAGAGCTGTTGGTAATAAGTGTAGGCCGGAAGTAAAAACCCTTCCTCTTCCAGCTGGTATACAATCAGTAAATCTTTCTCTTCGTCTGCTACTGATCTCAACTCATCCAACCGATCTTCATCTTTCCAAAAGGCATCAAAGGCTTCAGCCTCATAGCTAAATTGAATGACTCCAGTTGAATACATTTGTCCATCAGCATCTTCTCCCTTCGCTTCCCAGGTATATACCTCAGCTGGCTTGAAGTTGAGTTGGCCAAGATTCAAACTTATGCCATTTGACTTCGGTAAAGCTTTGAAAAACAAACTTTTATCTACTTGTCGGTGTATTTCAAAAGAGTAAGAAATAACTCCTTCCTTCGGCATCCATTCAAAATAAATTTCTTCTCCTGCTAAGGGTCCTGCCAAATAATCAAACGTAAGCAAACCATTTTTTCCCTCCCCATAACCACTGATGCCTCCTTTGGCTTCAGCCATATACTTCTGATGGTATTTTTCTAATTTTTTTTTGTCTTCCGTATTATTCACCGATGCACCTACGAAATTCCAAAATCTCCCAACAAATCCAAACGTATTTCCAGTGTCACTATCCTTGGCCAAAGTTGAAAGATCATATTCCAGGCCACTTTCCAATTGATGTTTTTTACCCTTAAAGATAAGCTTGGCCATCCCTCCTGCTTCACAACGAATCACGCCAACAGCAGGAAGCAGCTTACCCGGTATAACCCGAATCCCGATATTATTACTGCCATTAAAAAAATTTACCTGCCCTTGGGTATAGACGACCGTAAATTTTTCCTGACCCTGAAGAGGAGAATACAACAGAAAAGTAAAAGCAATCCAACAAATTAGCTTATTCATATTTTTATTGTTTATGGTATACGCTGTATATCAATATAATCCTGGAGGATAAAAAACATAAGTAGAAATACACCAGAAAAGGACAAATTGGGTGACTCAGCTTTAAAAGGAACAATAACAGGTCACGGATGCAGAAGTACGAATAGTTTTACATGAGGAGAATATGTTAAAATGAAATACAATTTACAATATCCCTGACAAATTGTAAAGATTTTAGGACCGATTTAACAAAATAGACGTCAAACTAAAAATTATCCTTAATTTTTTGCAAAAAAGCGAGCTTTTTCAAGAAAAAGCTTTCATAAATCATGATGATATCATAAGCAAGTAATAAAGCTAAGATACCTGTGCCAAAATCAAAACTTATCCTGAAATAGTAAAAAAGCACGCCAATTAAGAAAAAAAGCACCATGCACTCAACCAGTTGCAAACTTCGGGTAATGCCGTGAAAAGCAGGGTGAAAGCTGGCATATATGCCATGAATAAAAAACACATTGGCATAGCAAAATAAAACGGATAGTATAATGACCAGCCATTTGGGGGTCTCCCGTATATACCTTTTATTAAGCACCATGCTGATAATATTAGCATGAATGACGACACCAAACATATCGGGTACTGATCTTCTGGCATATTCCTTATTCAACGGAGTATAAAAACGATCCAATAAAGGATTGTCCCATTCATTTTCAGGAACATACCCAATCAATATGATTTTGTCATTTATCACACCAGATAAATCAACCGTAGTATCCAGAACGACTTCTTTCTCAAAACGGATGAAGTTATCTCTATTTCCCAAATAATGAATAGGCATCAATTCTTTATTTCTATCTAAACAAGCCTGGGCAATGGTTGGGTCATAGTGTTGGAGAATGGCCATTGAAAACGCCAAAGCTGTACCGCCTTTTATGCTCTCCTTTGGGCTGAAGTATCGAATGGTCTTAGTATGATTGGAGGGAAAATTGATGTATCCTGTTTGTGCATAGGCAGCAAAAAGACTATCCGCAGTATTCAATCGTTCAAATTGCTTTTCTTCTTCTACCAATTTATACAATTCACTAGCCAAAACCACATTCCCTGCCTTTTTTATGCTTTCGGATAACTGTAAGTCCATCGCCGCTTCCTTTTTTCCTTCTAACAATACATCTACCCCTATTACTTTCGCACCTGCCCCCGCCAGACGGTCAATCAGTTGTGCCAATTCCCCTCGATCAGGCTTACCTATATTGACCAACACCACTTTATCTTCTAAAATAGTCGTCGGTCTGCTAAGTTGGGTATAAACAATATCGGTAATTTCATACTCCTTGATACCATAGTTAAATGGATCCAAAAAATGCGTATTGAGTCGAATAACCTCCAAAAAACCAATGAAAGCAAAAATAATACAAGTGACAATGATACTGTGCGGACGAAATATTTTTTTCCACATAGACAGAAACTTATACTGATCAGCTGGATTCGATCTGCTCGAAAGCTATTTTAAATCAGTTATAAATACAAAAGTAAAAGATTTCTGGACTTCCCATAATATTGAGAAAATAATTGTTACTTTACCTCTCAAATATACACCTTAGTAACATGAAACCCTATTTATGGATGGCTTGTTTCTTCCTTAGTATACAAGCCTCTACCCAAGACCTGCACATCTATTATGATGCCACATCAGATTCTATTCGATATGTCCAAAACGGACAAACCCTGACCTCACCCAATCTAAAAAGAGGCAAAAAAGTATTTCTTCACGTTATCAACTACAATGACTACCTCTATGACTTGTCAATCCATCTGGAAGAAGAAGAACTAAATATACCTTCCAAAGGCCTAGGCCAAATGCTTAGCCTTGGAGGTAATAGTTCCGCTCTTAAAGAATTAATGGGTGCCGCAGGGGGAGTTGGTGGAGATGGCTTTTCGAATGAAAAGGTGGAATGGCTGGAAGATGCGGAAGCGAAAGAAGTTCCATTGGGTTATGGTCAAGCATCAAGTGAAGCATATAATCAGGCCTACCGGGAATTATCGTCCCTTTACACGACCACTTTGGGAAGAATGGAAGCTAGAGAAGCTCAAATCGTGGAGACAGCTAAAGACATTCAAACAGACCTGAAGCTTTTCCAGCTAAATAATTTCATGGGACAGGAAATCATGACTCTCAAATATAACCCCCAATTAAGACCGGATCAGATCAAACGCCTTTCCTTAGAGTACCTCGAACAAGTACTCGGAACCGATAATCCGGCTAAACTAGACTTAAACTCCGTTATTGAAAAGGCCGATGTCCAAAAAACCTTACAGAAAAAGATAGATCAATATCAACGACACATTTCCAATTTAAACAAACAGCTCTTAATTCTAGAAATCGCCAAGGACTCTCTATTGGGATTCCCTCAACTCCCTATTGCAGACCAACTCTCCCTTAACGAAAGCTTTGAGGAAGCCAAAACACGCACCGCTGCTTACCAAGACAAAGTGGCGGTAATGGAATCTCAGTCAGAAACCCTAGAAGATTGGGATCTTAAAGCATTAATGGCCATTCGATACGCTTATGAAGAGATCAAAGATCATCCTTTTACTTATAACTATACCTTTACTCCTAAGGCCGACGAGCTCAAGTTATCTATAACCCTCACCCCCAATGATTCTGCCAGGGTAAAAAACATCAAGCCCAAGACGTTGGCGCCCTTGGAGTTGCCTGTTTATGGCGGCATAAAGGTCAATGCCAGCTTGGGCATCAGTTTTGGTGGCTATTTTAATCGCCCACAGGCCTATTTTCATCGCGACTCCATTATCCGCGCAGACGACAAAGACTTGTTTCAACCAATTGTCACTTCCTTTATTCATTTTTATCGACAAAGCCAGGGATCTGTTTCTTTTGGTGGATCTTTTGGATTGGGGATTGCCCTTGGCGGAGAAAGTTCTGGTTTACAGACTTACTTCCTGGGACCTAGTTTGATCTTCGGAAAGGGTCAAAGGGTTGTAATGACCACCGGTGTCATGGGTGGAAAGGTGGAAAGGCTAGCCCAGGGTTATGAAGTGGGCGATGCCTTCGATAACGGTATTATCCCTACCCGCTCTGTCTATGACTTGGGCTATTTCCTTGGTTTTTCCTTCAATTTAGCCGGAAAATAACTACTCTCTGACTAGCGAAAACTTCTCTGTTACCGAAAACCCTTCACCACGCAAACGAAGCAAGTACACCCCACTCGCTAAACTCCCTACATTCACTTTCTCTAAATGATTACCTACTGGGTAATTATTGCTTTGTTTAAGGGTGCGAATAACCTTGCCATTCAAATCCAATACCTCCATGTGCAATGCGGTATTTTTGGAAAGCGAAAAACCAATATTGAGCACTCCATTGGTAGGGTTCGGAAAAATGATCTTAATTTCATTTGCGGGGAACTGCAAGCCCAGATCTTCCGCATCAGCTAGCACATCTTCTTTAAAAACAATATCTTCATCCCCAGGCTGATAATCGACATAGGAAATGGGCAAGAAATACATCTCAGCCTTGGTGCCCTCTCCCCAGGTAACAAATGCAGGAGGACTATTGGGGTTCATCGGATTATTTTCAGAGTTGTCGTAGGTGGCCAGTGCATGGACTTCCGTGCCGGGTTCCAGCACTTTAAAACGGTCGAAAAAATACGTTCCTTGCCAATTGAAATTCCATTCGGGAATCTTAATCAGGTTGGTGGTATCTCCACTGGGGGAAACGGCATATACTTCCCAGTCTTGCCCCAATAAATGCATATGTGGCGTTATGCCCAACACGCTGATTTTATCAGGAACGGTCCAAACGCCGTGGAAGGTTTTGACATCACCGGGCAAAAGGAAAAAAGGGCCATTCAATAAGGTATTAGGAAGCGGAAGCATTACCTCATATTTCACAAACCGATCAATGGTCTCCTCCGCATCTGCAAAAAATAGGTTGACCGAAGAAGAATCCTTTTCCTCTACGGGAATAGGCGCATAGTGCATTTGAATCACCAAATCCGACCCCGCATAAATGGGCTGCCCGATCCGCTCGGGATACTTCCGGGCCTTAGTACCTGGCACATAGCCAGCATAGAGCTCCGCTGGCTCCACCCCAAAGGTTCCAAAGCTAGGGAAGCCATATTCCACCGTTTGCGCATCTTTGCTTCTGGCTTCACCCGTCACATCCAGCCCGATAATCGCATGATGAACAATTTTCCTGTTTCCGGGCCGCAACTCTACCGATTTAACAATTTTATCTTCCGTTAAACCGGTTGGGAGTACAAAAATTTGGTATTGATCCGTGTTATCTCCCCCATGGACATAGGATTCGGCAAAGGAGAGCACCAGATCGGGCTCACCAACCTGTGAACCTGCCGGAAAATTTGGAAAAGAGGGCTCCAAACTCGGGTCTCCCTGCTGCATACCCCCCGCCACCCAATCTGCAATCAACTGGATTTCAGCATCTTCCAATCCTCTTTCTTCCAAAAGGGTGGAATAAGACTTCTCGGGCGGCCAGGGTGGCATATATTTGATAGACGTCACATATTCAATCATACTGGCCCAATTTTTCACCTGCTGGTAATTCGTTAAGGGCATTGGACCAATTTCTCCTGGTCTATGGCAAATGCCACAATTGTTGTAAATAATAGGTGCAATATCCTTACTAAAGGTAGGTTGCGCAGACAAGACACCAAAACTGAAACAGCAAAACACAAAAAAACTGAAAGCGATCTTTTTCATGAAGGGATACATTGTAGGTGTTTAACGATTAGATACGGGTTTGCACATGGGTGCATTAGGTAACAGGGGGTTCAGCTTGGTGATAAAACAGCCTACTGGCTGCGTGGTTTGGACGGCAATCGGGCTACCTGAATGAATAGCTTTTAGCACATCTTCCAATTCTGAGGTCGTGGTAACGGAACGTCTTTTTCCTACTCGGAAATAGGTATTATCAATCCTGCCTTGATAAAGGATACGTTCCTTGTTTTTATTATAAACAACAACCTCTGGCGTAACTTGTACCCCAAAGGCATTCATTTTTTGCTGCTGCTCATCCAATAGGAGTTGAAAGGGCAATTGGTATTTGGCTTTAAAACTAGCCATTTTATCTGGTGAGGAAGAAGGGTTGGGGAATAGCCCTATAAAGGTGACCCTTTCATCGGCATAATCTTGCCATAGGTTTCTGATGGTCAGGGTATAATACTGTGATATCAAACATTCTTCTCCTAGAAAAAAATACACTTGAATATCATCTTTTTGTGGGCCCAAATTCGCAAATAAGGACAATAGGGATAATAGGATTAGTGGTTTCATTGACGCGATCTTTGTGTTCCTTGTATCTAATAACGATAATCACGCGGAAAACTTATATATCAAGGTGCTTTAATATGTCCTTTAACCGAAAAGAAGCTGTTCGGATAAACCAGCATACCAGCTATCCTACCAAGCTCCCCAGTTACCCTTCAAAGATTGGAAAAGGTTACCCGACACCAAGTTCGATGGTCCATTGTTGATAGGGACTTTGGGCACCAAGTAATAGACTACCGAACCTTCGACGGATTGCTGAGCCCCCTGCGTCATCCAAAATATATCACTTTTTTATTTTAGCTATCCACAAGGCCCTTCTTTTTACGGTTTTGTCAGTTACTTATCTTTTGAGGTCTGCACAACCACTTTTTCCCGCTTCCATTTTCCTTTAAAGTACTGCATCAGCGGAGAAAAAACAATATGCAAGGGGTTGTGCCCCAGAAAGCCAGTGGTAACCCCGTATTTCACCTCCTCCGTCTCCGCCTGATAGGTACCAAATAAGCGATCAAAAATAATGAGCATCCCACCATAATTTTTATCAATATATACCTCATTAGAACCATGGTGAACCCGGTGGGCAGAGGGCGTATTGAAAAACAAACCTTCAAAACGCCCCAATCGGCCAATAAATTCAGTGTGCAGGAAAAATTGATAAAACAAACTTAGCGCCAGGCTGAAGGTCATTACCTCTGGACTAAATCCAATGATAACAATAGGCAAAAAATACACCTGCCCCACAAAACTCCCTAGCCAGTTGATCCGAAAAGCAGTCGTAAGATTCATCCACGGACTAGAGTGGTGGGCATGGTGAATCGTCCACAATAAAGGCAATTCGTGGTTCCAACGATGGTACCAATAGTAGGCAAATTCTGCGATCAAAAAAGTGAGTAGGATGGTCCATATATTGACTGGAATCTCAAAAAGATGAAAAGGCTCAACCAACTTAAACAGGAAGTATTTCCAGGCCAATGACAAAGGTTTTATCAGGTTATTACCCAACATAATGATGATATTGGCAAGGGATTCTTTCCAGTTGTGAACGGTTTTCCCTTTCCGTTTTGACCACCAGATTTCAATTAAAATGAAAAGGTAAACGACCCCCAGAAAATACAAGACAGGAAGCATAGCATATTATTTTTGGATAGGTTGTGAAATGATATTGGCTAAAACAACATGATATAGGCATCACTAATTACCGACTTTGCGTGGTAGGCAATATGTAAGGCACAAAGAATCAAGGCATGTTTCAGGAATTCGTGCTAATTCGTGTAAATTCGTGGCTTACCTTAATTATGTCCCCCTCAATTACCTACATTACGCCTTTGTTCCAACAGGCGCGTTTTACTATCTTCTCGCAATTTCGCTTTATATGCCTGGTAAGCCTCAAATTGAGCAGCACTAAGAAGTCCTTTCAGCTCCACATCTTTTTCTTTATCAAAACGGGTGGCCGTCCGATATTTATTCCAATTACTACTATTGCCCTTGATCACCGGTTCCATTTTTTCCGCATACTTGAGGTTAATGGTTCTCAATTGGGTCAACTGAGCCGTGTCCAAGGCCAATTTTTCGCCTAACAATTCGGTCTGTACAGCGGCACGTTCCTCAGGAGTGGTGCTTTCCAGCAGTGCCAGGTTAGCAGGATTTTGCGCCTGCATGGGGGTAAAGAAGAAGGCACTTAGAGCCAAGATCAATAGAAGGTTGATGAAAGGAATCTTACGCATATTTTCATTTTTACTTCAAAATTAAAGGGTAGTGCTCCTATTTGCACCAAAAAATAACTGAAGCTGAAAAATGAGAGGGTGAAGTGACGGGGAGGAAGGGTGAGGTGGGGAAGAAGACTAGTATATGCTTATAAACACCTCCCCCCATTGTATAACCCCAAATTTCGCTCCTCCTTTTAAGCTGATTCAGCATTTTGCTGAAAAATTGAAGAATCCTCAATCGCACTGCTTGGGGATTCTTTCCTTTTTCCCTTCCCCAATAATTCCCTATCTTCATCCCAATTTCCATTACGCTATATGCATGTCTTCATGAAAAGCCTATTCCGTCCCATAGATATAGCCTCCCTTGTTTTTTTTCGTATCATTTTTGCGGTGTTGGGATTTATGGATGTACTGAGTAGCTATGTGTATTACCACCTGGAGAAAGATGCCTTCAATCCGGAAAAATTCCAATTCTACTATTATGGCTTTGCCTGGGTGCGGGTATTCGCCGATCCTTGGATGACACTATTTTTTATCACCCTACTATTATTGGCCATTTTTATTGGTTTAGGTTTTTGGTATAGAGGTAGTTGCATCCTTTTTTTTCTAGGCTTCACTTATTTGTTTTTGTTAGAAAAGGCCAATTACCTCAACCACGGCTATTTGTTTTGTTGGATCTGTTTTGTCATGATTTTTGTACCCGCTCATAAAGCTTTTAGCCTTGATGTCTGGCGAAAAAAAGTAATCGCTACTGACTTGATACCTTATTGGCCGCTGTTTTTATTACAATTCTTGATGGGTATCGTTTATTTTTTTGGTGGGTTGGCCAAGATAAA from Saprospiraceae bacterium encodes:
- a CDS encoding CHASE2 domain-containing protein yields the protein MWKKIFRPHSIIVTCIIFAFIGFLEVIRLNTHFLDPFNYGIKEYEITDIVYTQLSRPTTILEDKVVLVNIGKPDRGELAQLIDRLAGAGAKVIGVDVLLEGKKEAAMDLQLSESIKKAGNVVLASELYKLVEEEKQFERLNTADSLFAAYAQTGYINFPSNHTKTIRYFSPKESIKGGTALAFSMAILQHYDPTIAQACLDRNKELMPIHYLGNRDNFIRFEKEVVLDTTVDLSGVINDKIILIGYVPENEWDNPLLDRFYTPLNKEYARRSVPDMFGVVIHANIISMVLNKRYIRETPKWLVIILSVLFCYANVFFIHGIYASFHPAFHGITRSLQLVECMVLFFLIGVLFYYFRISFDFGTGILALLLAYDIIMIYESFFLKKLAFLQKIKDNF
- a CDS encoding sterol desaturase family protein is translated as MLPVLYFLGVVYLFILIEIWWSKRKGKTVHNWKESLANIIIMLGNNLIKPLSLAWKYFLFKLVEPFHLFEIPVNIWTILLTFLIAEFAYYWYHRWNHELPLLWTIHHAHHSSPWMNLTTAFRINWLGSFVGQVYFLPIVIIGFSPEVMTFSLALSLFYQFFLHTEFIGRLGRFEGLFFNTPSAHRVHHGSNEVYIDKNYGGMLIIFDRLFGTYQAETEEVKYGVTTGFLGHNPLHIVFSPLMQYFKGKWKREKVVVQTSKDK
- a CDS encoding T9SS type A sorting domain-containing protein; amino-acid sequence: MKKIAFSFFVFCCFSFGVLSAQPTFSKDIAPIIYNNCGICHRPGEIGPMPLTNYQQVKNWASMIEYVTSIKYMPPWPPEKSYSTLLEERGLEDAEIQLIADWVAGGMQQGDPSLEPSFPNFPAGSQVGEPDLVLSFAESYVHGGDNTDQYQIFVLPTGLTEDKIVKSVELRPGNRKIVHHAIIGLDVTGEARSKDAQTVEYGFPSFGTFGVEPAELYAGYVPGTKARKYPERIGQPIYAGSDLVIQMHYAPIPVEEKDSSSVNLFFADAEETIDRFVKYEVMLPLPNTLLNGPFFLLPGDVKTFHGVWTVPDKISVLGITPHMHLLGQDWEVYAVSPSGDTTNLIKIPEWNFNWQGTYFFDRFKVLEPGTEVHALATYDNSENNPMNPNSPPAFVTWGEGTKAEMYFLPISYVDYQPGDEDIVFKEDVLADAEDLGLQFPANEIKIIFPNPTNGVLNIGFSLSKNTALHMEVLDLNGKVIRTLKQSNNYPVGNHLEKVNVGSLASGVYLLRLRGEGFSVTEKFSLVRE
- a CDS encoding redoxin domain-containing protein, whose amino-acid sequence is MKPLILLSLLSLFANLGPQKDDIQVYFFLGEECLISQYYTLTIRNLWQDYADERVTFIGLFPNPSSSPDKMASFKAKYQLPFQLLLDEQQQKMNAFGVQVTPEVVVYNKNKERILYQGRIDNTYFRVGKRRSVTTTSELEDVLKAIHSGSPIAVQTTQPVGCFITKLNPLLPNAPMCKPVSNR